Proteins found in one Angustibacter sp. Root456 genomic segment:
- a CDS encoding RNA polymerase-binding protein RbpA, translating into MSDKSLRGTRLGAQSLESDEGVQPAARTVAEYHCPRGHVTHIPFSVEAEIPALWECKCGAEALRVDSERPEVKATKPARTHWDMLLERRSIAELEVLLDERLALLRAKQQPTKHRRSA; encoded by the coding sequence ATGAGTGACAAGAGCCTGCGGGGTACGCGGCTGGGTGCTCAGAGCCTGGAGAGCGACGAGGGCGTCCAGCCCGCCGCACGCACCGTGGCCGAGTACCACTGTCCGCGGGGCCACGTGACCCACATCCCGTTCTCGGTCGAGGCCGAGATCCCCGCCCTGTGGGAGTGCAAGTGCGGCGCCGAGGCGCTGCGCGTGGACTCCGAGCGGCCCGAGGTCAAGGCGACCAAGCCGGCCCGCACGCACTGGGACATGCTCCTCGAGCGGCGCTCCATCGCCGAGCTCGAGGTGCTGCTCGACGAGCGACTCGCGCTGCTGCGCGCCAAGCAGCAGCCCACCAAGCACCGGCGCAGCGCCTGA
- a CDS encoding FxsA family protein codes for MSPQRPRRSRGGRLLTALAVSLLVLPLLEIVVIIAVGRAIGGWPTFLLLVAESALGAWLVRREGGRAWRALREALSTGRMPAGELADAALVLVGGTLLLTPGFVTDVAGFFFVLPMTRPVARRLLTRLVERRLLGASPWGRGGASERLVPGHPAATDGDVIEGEIVDEQPPGPEHGTGRTS; via the coding sequence GTGAGTCCCCAGCGTCCGCGCCGCTCTCGCGGGGGGCGCCTGCTGACGGCCCTGGCCGTGTCGCTGCTGGTGCTGCCGCTGCTCGAGATCGTGGTGATCATCGCCGTGGGGCGCGCCATCGGCGGCTGGCCGACGTTCCTGCTGCTCGTGGCCGAGTCCGCCCTCGGCGCCTGGCTCGTGCGGCGCGAGGGCGGGCGAGCCTGGCGCGCCCTGCGCGAGGCGCTGTCGACCGGTCGTATGCCGGCGGGGGAGCTGGCCGACGCCGCCTTGGTGCTCGTCGGCGGCACCTTGCTGCTGACGCCTGGCTTCGTCACCGACGTCGCGGGGTTCTTCTTCGTGCTGCCCATGACTCGGCCGGTGGCGCGACGGCTGCTCACCCGCTTGGTCGAGCGGCGGCTGCTGGGTGCCTCGCCCTGGGGCCGCGGTGGGGCGAGTGAGCGGTTGGTGCCGGGTCACCCGGCGGCTACGGACGGCGACGTCATCGAGGGCGAGATCGTCGACGAGCAGCCGCCCGGCCCAGAACACGGAACCGGCCGCACCAGCTAG
- a CDS encoding polyprenol monophosphomannose synthase — protein MTTSDAGEGPASAGLGRVLVVVPTYNERDNLRPIVSRLRAAVPGADVLVADDASPDGTGDLADELAAADERVHVLHRPGKQGLGAAYLAGFGWGLERGYDVLVEMDADGSHQPEQLPALLTALQDADLVLGSRWVPGGEVVNWPLHRKLISVGGTTYARLALGVPIRDVTGGYRAFRASTLRALDLHDVASQGYCFQIDLAWRTVQRGLRVVEVPITFVERERGESKMSGAIVRESLVRVSAWGAQLRLRQARAAARALRSRPRGRTAP, from the coding sequence GTGACCACGTCCGACGCAGGTGAGGGTCCTGCGAGCGCCGGACTCGGACGGGTGCTCGTGGTCGTCCCCACGTACAACGAGCGCGACAACCTGCGGCCGATCGTCAGCCGGCTGCGCGCCGCGGTGCCAGGCGCCGACGTCCTGGTGGCCGACGACGCCTCACCTGACGGCACCGGCGACCTCGCCGACGAGCTCGCGGCCGCCGACGAGCGCGTGCACGTGCTGCACCGGCCCGGTAAGCAGGGCCTGGGCGCGGCGTACCTCGCCGGGTTCGGATGGGGCCTGGAGCGTGGTTACGACGTCCTCGTCGAGATGGACGCCGACGGCTCGCACCAGCCCGAGCAGCTGCCCGCGCTGCTCACGGCCCTGCAGGACGCGGACCTCGTGCTCGGCTCGCGCTGGGTGCCTGGTGGCGAGGTCGTCAACTGGCCGTTGCACCGCAAGCTGATCTCGGTGGGGGGTACGACGTACGCTCGGCTGGCCCTCGGCGTGCCGATCCGCGACGTGACCGGGGGCTACCGCGCCTTCCGGGCAAGCACCCTGCGCGCGCTCGACCTGCACGACGTCGCCTCGCAGGGCTACTGCTTCCAGATCGACTTGGCGTGGCGCACCGTCCAACGGGGTCTGCGCGTCGTGGAGGTGCCGATCACCTTCGTCGAGCGCGAACGCGGCGAGAGCAAGATGAGCGGGGCGATCGTCCGCGAGTCGCTCGTGCGCGTGAGCGCCTGGGGTGCCCAGCTGCGGCTGCGGCAGGCGCGGGCTGCCGCCCGGGCCCTGCGGTCGCGGCCGCGGGGGCGGACGGCGCCGTGA
- the lnt gene encoding apolipoprotein N-acyltransferase → MDSGRRAPLPLAVAVPQVVVAGLLTRWAFPEPGWWPLAVVGPALWVIAVAGRRTGAAAGLGLLYGLAFFVPLLQWSGVYVGALPWLALATLEAAYIAVSSVAVAVVAPRARWSVRRNVLATVAVGGVWTAQEALRDRTPFGGFPWGRLGFSQADSPFGHLATWGGVPLVSFAIAAAAAAIAWLVVLALPALGARRADVRRLVPPAAATVVLALVGFAVPLPTSGTPVRVAGVQGDVPEAGLDFNAERRAVLDNHARGTYALAQRVRAGEAPRPDVVIWPENSSDLDPFEQVDAREVIDGAVDAIGVPVLVGAVLQRPGDRLTNASIVWTPGQGPGAMYAKRHPVPFGEYIPYRAFFRRFSDKVDLVRRDFAPGRDPGVLRLGPVTAGVAICFEVAYDDLVRDTVRGGADLLVVQTNNATFGYTDEAVQQLAMSRLRAMEHGRAVAHVSTVGVSALIEPDGQVVRRSSLFTPAVLQAQLPRRTALTLADRLGSWVELALSLLGGLGVLVLGRASRRIRSGSDGAPAVPRAVEHAEAG, encoded by the coding sequence GTGGATTCCGGACGTCGAGCGCCCCTACCGCTCGCGGTCGCGGTGCCCCAGGTCGTGGTGGCCGGCCTGCTCACGCGCTGGGCGTTCCCCGAGCCCGGCTGGTGGCCGCTCGCCGTCGTGGGGCCGGCGCTGTGGGTGATCGCCGTCGCGGGCCGGCGCACCGGCGCGGCAGCGGGCCTCGGGCTGCTCTACGGTCTGGCGTTCTTCGTGCCGCTCCTGCAGTGGAGCGGCGTGTACGTCGGCGCGCTGCCGTGGCTGGCGCTGGCCACGCTCGAGGCGGCGTACATCGCCGTGAGCAGCGTCGCCGTCGCGGTCGTCGCGCCGAGGGCTCGGTGGTCGGTGCGGCGTAACGTGCTCGCCACGGTCGCCGTCGGTGGCGTGTGGACCGCCCAGGAGGCCCTGCGCGACCGCACTCCCTTCGGCGGCTTCCCCTGGGGACGCTTGGGTTTCTCGCAGGCCGACTCGCCGTTCGGCCACCTCGCCACCTGGGGAGGGGTGCCCCTCGTGAGCTTCGCCATCGCCGCCGCCGCGGCGGCGATCGCCTGGCTGGTGGTGCTGGCGCTGCCTGCACTCGGCGCTCGCCGGGCCGACGTCCGTCGCCTGGTCCCGCCTGCCGCCGCAACCGTCGTGCTGGCCCTGGTGGGGTTCGCCGTCCCGCTGCCGACGTCCGGCACGCCGGTGCGAGTGGCCGGCGTCCAGGGTGACGTGCCCGAGGCCGGCCTTGACTTCAACGCCGAGCGCCGGGCAGTGCTCGACAACCACGCGCGCGGCACGTACGCCCTGGCGCAGCGGGTCCGGGCGGGTGAGGCGCCCCGCCCGGACGTCGTCATCTGGCCGGAGAACTCCTCGGACCTCGACCCGTTCGAGCAGGTCGACGCCCGAGAGGTGATCGACGGCGCGGTCGACGCCATCGGCGTCCCGGTGCTCGTCGGCGCCGTGCTGCAGCGGCCCGGCGACCGGCTGACCAACGCCTCCATTGTGTGGACACCCGGTCAGGGGCCCGGCGCGATGTACGCCAAGCGCCATCCCGTGCCGTTCGGCGAGTACATCCCGTACCGCGCGTTCTTCCGGCGCTTCAGTGACAAGGTCGACCTGGTGCGGCGGGACTTCGCCCCGGGCCGCGACCCGGGGGTGCTGCGCCTCGGGCCGGTGACTGCCGGCGTCGCCATCTGCTTCGAGGTCGCCTACGACGACCTGGTGCGCGACACCGTGCGCGGCGGGGCGGACCTGCTGGTGGTGCAGACCAACAACGCCACCTTCGGCTACACCGACGAGGCGGTGCAGCAGCTCGCGATGTCGCGGCTGCGCGCCATGGAGCACGGACGGGCGGTCGCGCACGTCTCGACGGTCGGGGTGAGCGCGCTGATCGAACCCGACGGTCAGGTGGTGCGCCGCAGCTCCCTGTTCACCCCGGCCGTGCTCCAGGCGCAGCTGCCGCGACGCACCGCCCTGACGCTGGCCGACCGCCTCGGCTCCTGGGTGGAGCTGGCGCTGTCGCTGCTCGGCGGCCTGGGCGTCCTCGTGCTGGGTCGGGCGTCGCGACGGATACGCTCGGGGTCGGACGGCGCTCCTGCCGTCCCTCGAGCCGTCGAGCACGCGGAGGCAGGGTGA
- a CDS encoding hotdog domain-containing protein: MTTDHTGLVVTHRRYVPYSHAHYAGNLVDGAYSLAAFGDVATEVCIRTDGDEGLFASYSDVQFLAPVRAGDVLEIEAKVVRTGRRSREIDFEVRVVCRGRSDLGESRAEVLDPPLVATRARGTVVVPPVDA, encoded by the coding sequence ATGACCACCGACCACACCGGCCTGGTCGTCACCCACCGGCGCTACGTGCCCTACTCGCACGCTCACTACGCCGGCAACCTCGTCGACGGCGCGTACTCGCTCGCGGCGTTCGGCGACGTCGCCACCGAGGTGTGCATCCGCACCGACGGCGACGAGGGCCTCTTCGCGTCGTACTCCGACGTGCAGTTCCTGGCCCCTGTGCGCGCCGGCGACGTCCTCGAGATCGAGGCGAAGGTCGTGCGCACCGGACGCCGCAGCCGCGAGATCGACTTCGAGGTGCGCGTGGTCTGCCGTGGCCGCAGCGACCTGGGCGAGTCACGCGCCGAGGTGCTCGACCCGCCACTGGTCGCCACGCGCGCTCGCGGGACGGTCGTCGTCCCGCCCGTGGACGCCTGA
- a CDS encoding OAM dimerization domain-containing protein has translation MSSEAMSAYHGHGEPAAGKRIVRPYGDTTGDGMVQLSFTLPVPHDKRAEGAALQLAAKMGLEPAMVVHAKAMGPSFTFFVVYGSVHHLVDLSAVDVVEREYPLLSAKEVNGAIKSRLRRPLVVVGACIGTDAHTVGIDAILNIKGFAGEKGLEYYSEIRVVNLGAQVLVPDLVERARAERADAVLVSQVVTQRDAHLHNTTEMSAAFREAYPTGKRPLLVAGGPRFDERAAEKLGVDRVFGKGTTPGEVASYLVHALLPPTNPLRERKSA, from the coding sequence ATGAGCAGCGAGGCGATGAGCGCCTACCACGGGCACGGGGAGCCGGCGGCGGGCAAGCGGATCGTGCGTCCGTACGGCGACACCACCGGTGACGGCATGGTGCAGCTGTCGTTCACCCTGCCGGTGCCGCACGACAAGCGGGCGGAGGGCGCCGCGCTGCAGCTCGCCGCCAAGATGGGCCTGGAGCCCGCGATGGTGGTGCACGCCAAGGCGATGGGGCCCAGCTTCACCTTCTTCGTGGTCTACGGCTCCGTGCACCACCTGGTCGACCTGTCCGCCGTCGACGTGGTCGAGCGCGAGTACCCGCTGCTGTCGGCCAAGGAGGTCAACGGGGCCATCAAGTCGCGGCTGCGCCGTCCCCTCGTCGTCGTGGGAGCCTGCATCGGCACCGACGCGCACACCGTCGGTATCGACGCGATCCTCAACATCAAGGGCTTCGCGGGCGAGAAGGGCCTGGAGTACTACTCCGAGATCCGGGTCGTGAACCTCGGCGCCCAGGTGCTCGTGCCCGACCTGGTGGAGCGGGCCCGAGCCGAGCGAGCCGACGCCGTCCTGGTCTCGCAGGTCGTGACCCAGCGGGACGCTCACCTGCACAACACCACCGAGATGTCGGCGGCGTTCCGCGAGGCGTACCCGACCGGCAAGCGGCCGCTGCTCGTGGCGGGCGGACCTCGCTTCGACGAGCGCGCTGCCGAGAAGCTCGGGGTCGACCGAGTGTTCGGCAAGGGGACCACGCCCGGTGAGGTGGCGTCATACCTCGTGCACGCGCTGCTGCCCCCCACGAACCCGTTGCGCGAGAGGAAGTCCGCATGA
- a CDS encoding lysine 5,6-aminomutase subunit alpha, protein MSRRPHPVLELDPQVVRAARRLAKKAGAPVVKLARTHTTVSVERAMLRLAGLAGADAERVPWVNHLVDAVRDQVGLEHGVSLPVWDALARSEAPDLLTLAQKASAGGVGFRLPEGRDARRAATASRRAASAGIRAIDKRRAERDRLITRLGDAPRRPWIYLIVATGDIYEDIPQAQAAAREGADVIAVIRSTGQSLLDYVPEGATREGYAGTYATQENFRLMRAALDDVGKELGRYVRLTNYASGLCMPEIATLAGLERLDMMLNDSMYGILFRDINPVRTFVDQRFSRQVHARAGIIINTGEDNYLTTADAVEAAHTVTVSQLMNEYFAKEAGLEDWQLGLGHAFEINPEVPQSFRLELAHALLARTLFPDAPLKWMPPTKHMTGDVFRGYLLDGFFNLVGAMTGQGILLVGMMTEAVVTPFLSDRDLALQNVRYVLDAAGGLTEDFHPPTDGFIQTRARQVLSEAVELLERIVDDGMLNAIGDGTFGLMKRPADAGKGLDGVAQRADGYYNPASDLLEEGATR, encoded by the coding sequence GTGTCTCGTCGTCCGCACCCCGTCCTCGAACTCGACCCGCAGGTCGTGCGCGCCGCCCGACGCCTGGCCAAGAAGGCCGGCGCGCCCGTCGTCAAGCTCGCCCGCACGCACACCACCGTGTCGGTGGAGCGCGCGATGCTGCGGCTGGCGGGCCTGGCCGGAGCGGACGCCGAGCGCGTGCCGTGGGTCAACCACCTGGTCGACGCGGTGCGCGACCAGGTCGGTCTCGAGCACGGCGTCTCGCTGCCCGTCTGGGACGCACTGGCCCGCTCCGAGGCGCCCGACCTGCTGACGCTGGCCCAGAAGGCCAGCGCGGGCGGGGTCGGCTTCCGGCTGCCCGAGGGCCGCGACGCCCGCCGGGCGGCCACGGCATCCCGACGCGCCGCCTCGGCCGGCATCCGGGCCATCGACAAGCGCCGCGCTGAACGCGACCGCCTCATCACCCGCCTCGGCGACGCCCCCCGGCGGCCGTGGATCTACCTCATCGTGGCGACGGGCGACATCTACGAGGACATCCCGCAGGCCCAGGCCGCGGCGCGCGAGGGTGCGGACGTCATCGCGGTGATCCGGTCCACCGGCCAGAGCCTGCTCGACTACGTGCCCGAGGGCGCGACGCGCGAGGGCTACGCGGGCACCTACGCGACGCAGGAGAACTTCCGGCTCATGCGCGCGGCGCTCGACGACGTCGGCAAGGAGCTCGGCCGGTACGTGCGGCTCACCAACTACGCGTCGGGTCTGTGCATGCCCGAGATCGCGACGCTGGCGGGCCTCGAGCGGCTCGACATGATGCTCAACGACTCGATGTACGGGATCCTCTTTCGCGACATCAACCCCGTGCGCACGTTCGTCGACCAGCGCTTCAGCCGTCAGGTGCACGCTCGCGCAGGCATCATCATCAACACCGGGGAAGACAACTACCTCACCACCGCCGACGCCGTCGAGGCCGCTCACACCGTCACGGTGAGCCAGCTGATGAACGAGTACTTCGCCAAGGAGGCGGGGCTCGAGGACTGGCAGCTGGGTCTCGGCCACGCCTTCGAGATCAACCCCGAGGTGCCGCAGTCGTTCCGGCTCGAGCTGGCCCACGCTCTGCTGGCGCGCACGCTGTTCCCCGACGCACCACTGAAGTGGATGCCGCCCACCAAGCACATGACGGGCGACGTGTTCCGCGGCTACCTGCTCGACGGCTTCTTCAACCTGGTCGGCGCGATGACGGGTCAGGGCATCCTGCTCGTCGGCATGATGACCGAGGCCGTCGTCACACCGTTCCTGTCCGACCGCGACCTCGCGCTGCAGAACGTGCGCTACGTCCTGGACGCCGCCGGTGGGCTCACCGAGGACTTCCACCCGCCCACCGACGGCTTCATCCAGACCCGGGCCCGCCAGGTGCTGTCGGAGGCGGTCGAGCTGCTGGAGCGCATCGTGGACGACGGCATGCTGAACGCCATCGGCGACGGCACGTTCGGCCTGATGAAGCGGCCGGCCGACGCGGGCAAGGGCCTGGACGGCGTGGCGCAGCGCGCGGACGGCTACTACAACCCGGCGAGCGACCTGTTGGAAGAGGGTGCGACGCGATGA
- a CDS encoding amidohydrolase — MSTPATRSVLYRGGDVYSPADPFATAMLVVGDTVAWVGSDDAAAGHAPTVDQVLDLDGALVTPAFVDAHAHVTETGLALTGLDLHDAVSLAQVLRRVEEAARRGGGRPILGTGWDERGWPEGRPPTRAELDRASYGGAVYLARVDVHSAVVSSSLAAAAGLADLDGWNDDGRVERDAHHAARDATRAALGPGLRHDLQRAALDAAAAAGIGALHEMSAPHIGGDDDLRALVELAAAGGTPSVLAYRGELVADEEQAREVVARLALGPGVLRGLAGDLCADGSIGSRTARLREPYADAPNTTGHAYVTAEQVRDHVAACTRAGLQAGFHVIGDGGLDVVLAGFVAAAEQVGESEVRGARHRLEHLEMPDPAAIEMLTRLGVHASVQPAFDAWWGGERGLYAERLGERARAMNPFASLAAAGVPLALGSDAPVTPFDPWGAVRACAFHSNPDQRISARAAFLAHTRGAWRAAGFDDRGVLVPGAPASFAVWAASELVVQAPDDRIQAWSTDPRSGTQGLPDLTPGAATPACLRTVVEGRVVFDAGALA, encoded by the coding sequence GTGAGTACTCCCGCGACACGCAGCGTCCTGTACCGCGGTGGCGACGTCTACTCGCCGGCCGACCCCTTCGCCACCGCGATGCTCGTGGTGGGCGACACCGTCGCCTGGGTCGGGTCGGACGACGCCGCCGCGGGTCATGCCCCCACCGTCGACCAGGTGCTCGACCTGGACGGAGCGCTGGTCACCCCGGCGTTCGTCGACGCGCACGCGCACGTCACCGAGACGGGCCTGGCGCTCACCGGCCTGGACCTGCACGACGCCGTGTCGCTCGCGCAGGTGCTGCGCCGCGTCGAGGAGGCGGCCAGGCGCGGCGGCGGCCGACCGATCCTCGGCACCGGCTGGGACGAGCGAGGGTGGCCCGAGGGCCGCCCGCCGACGCGTGCCGAGCTCGACCGCGCCTCGTACGGCGGAGCGGTGTACCTCGCGCGGGTCGACGTCCACTCCGCGGTGGTCTCGAGCAGCCTGGCCGCGGCGGCCGGGCTCGCCGACCTCGACGGGTGGAACGACGACGGCCGCGTCGAACGGGACGCCCACCATGCCGCCCGGGACGCCACCCGGGCTGCGCTGGGTCCTGGGCTGCGCCACGACCTGCAGCGCGCAGCGCTCGACGCCGCCGCCGCTGCGGGCATCGGCGCGCTGCACGAGATGTCTGCGCCTCACATCGGCGGCGACGACGACCTGCGCGCGCTCGTGGAGCTGGCCGCGGCCGGCGGCACGCCGTCGGTGCTGGCCTACCGGGGCGAGCTCGTCGCTGACGAAGAGCAGGCTCGCGAGGTCGTCGCGCGCCTGGCGCTGGGGCCCGGCGTGCTGCGCGGACTCGCGGGCGACCTGTGCGCCGACGGTTCGATCGGGTCGCGCACCGCCCGCCTGCGCGAGCCCTATGCCGACGCGCCGAACACCACCGGGCACGCCTACGTCACGGCGGAGCAGGTGCGCGACCACGTGGCCGCCTGCACCCGGGCCGGCCTGCAGGCCGGCTTCCACGTGATCGGTGACGGCGGCCTCGACGTCGTGCTGGCCGGCTTCGTCGCCGCGGCCGAGCAGGTCGGCGAGAGCGAGGTGCGCGGCGCGCGCCACCGGCTGGAGCACCTGGAGATGCCCGATCCCGCCGCGATCGAGATGCTCACCCGCCTCGGCGTGCACGCGAGCGTCCAGCCCGCGTTCGACGCCTGGTGGGGCGGCGAGCGCGGCCTGTACGCGGAGCGGCTGGGGGAGCGCGCCCGGGCCATGAACCCGTTCGCGAGCCTGGCCGCGGCCGGCGTCCCGCTGGCCCTGGGCTCGGACGCGCCGGTGACGCCGTTCGACCCGTGGGGAGCCGTGCGGGCCTGCGCGTTCCACTCCAACCCCGACCAGCGGATCAGCGCGCGCGCGGCGTTCCTGGCTCACACCCGCGGAGCCTGGCGCGCCGCCGGCTTCGACGACCGCGGGGTGCTGGTGCCGGGGGCACCGGCGTCGTTCGCCGTGTGGGCGGCGAGCGAGCTCGTGGTCCAGGCGCCCGACGACCGGATCCAGGCCTGGAGCACCGACCCGCGCTCCGGCACCCAGGGGTTGCCGGACCTCACGCCGGGCGCCGCGACGCCGGCGTGCCTGCGTACCGTCGTCGAGGGACGCGTCGTCTTCGACGCAGGCGCGCTGGCCTGA
- a CDS encoding KamA family radical SAM protein: MSQKIEQPYAYRRRELVEPDWTRFPGWRDVTAEQWASVQWQRANCIKNVRQLRGLMGDLLEDRFYDDLERDQAERATMSMLVPPQMMNTMVPATGVFDDGVLPSAGAAFTDAFYADPVRCYMLPVFSDRRSDWASHPFATRDSLHEHDMWVAEGLTHRYPTKVLAELLSTCPQYCGHCTRMDLVGNSTPVVPKLKFDLKPADRQTAMLEYLQRTSSVRDVVVSGGDVANMPWKNLEPFLMRLLEIDTIRDIRLATKALMGLPQHWLADDVVEGVGRVASVARERGVSLAIHTHVNNAQSVTPAVAAAARAMLQAGVRDVRNQGVLMRGVNDSSAQLLDLCFALQDEAGITPYYFYMCDMIPFSEHWRMSLAEAQHLQHAIMGYLPGFATPRIVCDVPFVGKRWVHQVHTYDTERGISYWTKNYRTSIESDDADALSREYVYYDPIYTLPEAGQQWWRENGDHEGAHEAAVAQAMASRTAAAAQAEGVASHAVHA; the protein is encoded by the coding sequence GTGAGCCAGAAGATCGAGCAGCCCTACGCCTACCGCCGCCGCGAGCTCGTCGAGCCCGACTGGACCCGCTTCCCGGGCTGGCGCGACGTCACCGCCGAGCAGTGGGCCAGTGTCCAGTGGCAGCGCGCCAACTGCATCAAGAACGTCCGCCAGCTGCGCGGCCTGATGGGTGACCTGCTCGAGGACCGCTTCTACGACGACCTCGAGCGCGACCAGGCCGAGCGCGCGACCATGTCGATGCTCGTCCCGCCGCAGATGATGAACACGATGGTCCCGGCCACCGGCGTGTTCGACGACGGCGTGCTGCCGAGCGCCGGTGCGGCGTTCACCGACGCCTTCTACGCCGACCCCGTGCGCTGCTACATGCTGCCGGTGTTCAGCGACCGCCGCTCCGACTGGGCGAGCCACCCGTTCGCCACCCGCGACTCGCTGCACGAGCACGACATGTGGGTGGCCGAGGGGCTGACGCACCGCTACCCCACCAAGGTGCTGGCCGAGCTGCTGTCGACCTGCCCCCAGTACTGCGGCCACTGCACGCGCATGGACCTCGTCGGAAACTCCACGCCGGTGGTGCCGAAGCTGAAGTTCGACCTCAAGCCCGCTGACCGCCAGACCGCGATGCTGGAGTACCTGCAGCGCACGTCCTCGGTGCGCGACGTGGTGGTCAGCGGCGGTGACGTCGCGAACATGCCGTGGAAGAACCTCGAGCCGTTCCTGATGCGGCTGCTCGAGATCGACACCATCCGCGACATCCGGCTGGCCACCAAGGCGCTCATGGGCCTGCCGCAGCACTGGCTGGCCGACGACGTCGTCGAAGGTGTCGGCCGCGTGGCTTCGGTCGCTCGCGAGCGGGGCGTCAGCCTCGCGATCCACACCCACGTCAACAACGCCCAGTCGGTGACGCCGGCGGTCGCGGCCGCAGCGCGGGCGATGCTGCAGGCCGGCGTGCGCGACGTCCGCAACCAGGGCGTGCTGATGCGGGGCGTCAACGACTCCTCCGCGCAGCTGCTCGACCTGTGCTTCGCCCTGCAGGACGAAGCAGGCATCACGCCGTACTACTTCTACATGTGCGACATGATCCCGTTCAGTGAGCACTGGCGGATGTCGCTGGCCGAGGCCCAGCACCTGCAGCACGCGATCATGGGCTACCTGCCGGGCTTCGCGACTCCGCGCATCGTGTGCGACGTGCCGTTCGTGGGCAAGCGCTGGGTGCACCAGGTGCACACCTACGACACCGAGCGCGGTATCTCGTACTGGACGAAGAACTACCGCACCTCGATCGAGTCCGACGACGCGGACGCGCTCAGCCGGGAGTACGTCTACTACGACCCGATCTACACGCTGCCCGAGGCCGGCCAGCAGTGGTGGCGCGAGAACGGCGACCACGAGGGTGCTCACGAGGCGGCCGTGGCGCAGGCGATGGCCAGCCGCACCGCCGCGGCGGCGCAGGCCGAGGGCGTGGCCAGCCACGCTGTCCACGCCTGA
- a CDS encoding Lrp/AsnC family transcriptional regulator produces the protein MEDTDREIVRLLSRDGRMSYTDLARTTGLSTSAIHQRVRRLEQRGVITGYTATIAPDAIGLTLTAFISVTPLDPSAPDDAPERLAGLAEIEACHSVAGEESYILKVRVATPADLEDLLARIRAAANVSTRTTVVLSTPYEGRPPAV, from the coding sequence GTGGAGGACACTGACCGCGAGATCGTCCGGCTGCTGTCGCGCGACGGGCGGATGAGCTACACCGACCTCGCTCGCACGACGGGGCTGTCGACGTCCGCGATCCACCAGCGCGTGCGGCGCCTGGAGCAGCGCGGGGTGATCACCGGCTACACCGCCACCATCGCACCGGATGCCATCGGCCTGACCCTCACGGCGTTCATCTCGGTGACGCCGCTCGACCCCTCGGCGCCGGACGACGCCCCCGAACGCCTGGCCGGCTTGGCCGAGATCGAGGCCTGCCACTCAGTGGCAGGGGAGGAGTCGTACATCCTCAAGGTGCGGGTGGCCACGCCCGCCGACCTGGAGGACCTGCTGGCCCGGATCCGGGCGGCGGCCAACGTCTCGACCCGCACCACCGTCGTGCTGTCGACTCCCTACGAGGGCCGCCCGCCCGCCGTCTGA